In Pasteurella multocida subsp. multocida OH4807, a genomic segment contains:
- a CDS encoding hypothetical protein (COG4667 Predicted esterase of the alpha-beta hydrolase superfamily), with the protein MKVGLVLEGGAMRAMFTAGVLDVFLDEKIHVDGIIAVSAGVLFGVNFPAKQRGRALRYNLKYLNDKRYMGLQSLLRTGNIVNKDFAFYEVPFTLDPFDIDTFLASKTDCYATLTNIETGEAEYIKLGNVFEQMEVLRATSAMPFVSKIVEVNGKKYLDGGIAESIPLKKCQELGYDKIIVVLTRPLDYRKKPTPSWVFNTFYRRYPKLVEKLSHRYKNYNDTVEQIIKLSEHNEIFVIRPSKTLPIKRIEKDPAKIQAMYDLGVQDAQQNIAALNAFLAK; encoded by the coding sequence ATGAAAGTTGGTTTAGTATTAGAAGGTGGCGCAATGCGCGCAATGTTTACAGCGGGCGTACTAGATGTTTTCCTTGATGAAAAAATTCATGTCGACGGTATTATTGCAGTATCTGCTGGCGTATTATTTGGCGTAAACTTTCCAGCCAAACAACGCGGTCGCGCACTTCGTTACAATTTAAAATATCTCAATGATAAACGCTATATGGGATTACAAAGCCTACTCCGTACTGGAAATATCGTGAATAAAGATTTTGCGTTTTATGAAGTGCCTTTTACATTAGACCCCTTTGATATCGATACCTTTCTCGCTTCAAAAACAGATTGTTACGCTACATTAACAAATATCGAAACAGGTGAAGCTGAATACATTAAATTGGGTAATGTATTCGAACAAATGGAAGTTTTAAGAGCAACCTCTGCGATGCCTTTTGTTTCAAAAATTGTCGAAGTAAATGGGAAAAAATATTTAGATGGCGGAATAGCAGAAAGTATTCCACTAAAAAAATGTCAAGAATTAGGCTATGATAAAATCATTGTCGTACTGACTCGCCCATTGGATTATCGCAAAAAACCTACACCATCTTGGGTATTTAACACTTTTTACCGTCGTTATCCTAAATTAGTAGAAAAATTGTCACACCGTTACAAAAATTACAATGATACTGTTGAACAGATTATTAAGTTAAGTGAACACAATGAAATTTTTGTTATCCGTCCATCAAAAACATTACCAATTAAACGAATTGAAAAAGATCCTGCTAAAATCCAAGCGATGTATGATTTGGGCGTTCAAGATGCACAACAGAATATAGCCGCTTTAAATGCTTTTTTAGCAAAATAG
- a CDS encoding hypothetical protein (COG1396 Predicted transcriptional regulators), protein MNKIYEYRKATNLTQGEFAQQINLTQGALGHYESGRRTPDLKTARKIVFALNKNGVACSLDDVFPVQN, encoded by the coding sequence ATGAACAAAATTTATGAGTATAGAAAAGCGACAAATTTAACTCAGGGAGAATTTGCTCAACAAATAAACCTTACACAAGGTGCGTTAGGGCATTACGAATCAGGAAGAAGAACGCCAGATTTGAAAACAGCAAGAAAGATCGTTTTTGCACTAAATAAAAATGGCGTTGCTTGCTCTCTTGATGATGTTTTCCCTGTTCAAAACTAA
- a CDS encoding peptidase S24, S26A and S26B (COG2932 Predicted transcriptional regulator), whose product MKKQWNEFVRDRMSEKNLKQEDIAEAIERTQGAVGHWLTGRRSPNFIEVAKMLNATGADQVILNSDGTIEDIEFIGMPKKGLVKVIGEATMGTDGSVDIEEVHIGYIDIFTTDPKAFCLRVKGSSMEPRIHSGEFVLVEPQSPFSNGDDVFIRTKDGKNMIKILDYQKDGEYRFSSINNDHKPFNLAIDEVELVYYVAGILKKSRFVDLEP is encoded by the coding sequence ATGAAAAAGCAGTGGAATGAGTTTGTTAGAGATCGAATGTCCGAGAAGAATCTCAAGCAAGAAGATATTGCTGAGGCGATAGAAAGAACACAGGGTGCAGTTGGACACTGGTTAACAGGACGCAGATCTCCTAACTTTATAGAAGTAGCTAAAATGCTTAATGCTACTGGGGCTGATCAGGTTATTCTCAATTCAGATGGAACGATAGAAGACATAGAGTTTATAGGAATGCCAAAAAAAGGATTAGTTAAGGTCATTGGAGAAGCAACGATGGGAACAGACGGAAGCGTTGACATTGAAGAAGTTCACATTGGCTATATAGATATTTTCACTACTGATCCAAAAGCATTTTGTTTACGCGTAAAAGGCTCAAGCATGGAACCGAGAATACATAGTGGCGAATTTGTTCTAGTTGAGCCTCAATCCCCTTTTAGTAACGGTGATGATGTTTTCATTCGTACAAAAGATGGTAAAAATATGATTAAGATCCTTGATTACCAGAAAGATGGTGAATATAGATTCTCAAGTATTAACAACGATCATAAACCATTTAATCTAGCTATAGATGAGGTTGAGCTAGTGTATTATGTTGCGGGTATTTTAAAAAAATCTAGATTTGTTGATCTTGAACCATAA
- a CDS encoding killer suppression protein HigA — MDIIFKSRKLEKELNSEIYILKRYGTVCGKKIKLAMTALRAAPSLQTFFPPYSKPYRCHELLGDRKGQISIDAQHPYRVLFEANHNPLPTLDAGGLDWSKVTSIRILSITDTH; from the coding sequence ATGGATATAATTTTCAAATCTCGAAAATTAGAAAAGGAATTAAACTCTGAAATCTACATTTTAAAGAGATACGGAACAGTCTGCGGAAAAAAGATTAAGCTCGCAATGACCGCACTTAGGGCAGCGCCAAGTTTGCAGACATTTTTTCCACCATACAGCAAGCCTTATCGTTGCCACGAACTTTTAGGTGACCGCAAGGGGCAAATAAGCATAGATGCACAACACCCCTATAGAGTCTTGTTTGAAGCAAATCATAATCCGTTGCCGACCCTTGATGCAGGTGGGCTAGATTGGTCAAAAGTTACATCTATTCGGATCTTATCAATAACAGATACACATTAG
- a CDS encoding XRE family plasmid maintenance system antidote protein (COG3093 Plasmid maintenance system antidote protein), which translates to MSENQYYPDYAVLPGEVLEFELDGLEISQKELSNKTGISTKHISNIINGKSPITPETAIALERVLGKPARYWLNLETLYQEALARIADKKELERHAEWVKQFPNYILQKLGFTQKHTDISSKVDTLLRFFGVASPADYETVWGQIGVQYRQDKRTTICQHSSSAWLRAGEIKASEIICQPYSESGFKQALEKIKALTKETEPSHFIPELINICASVGVAVVFVPCFPNTGISGATRWLSSDKAIIQLSLRYKTNDHLWFTFFHEAGHILLHGKKTLHLEFNSKTVLADEETEANDFAQKYLIPRPIWRNLIQKVAVTEQHIRAAAEEIGIAEGIIVGQLQHYKKLRYDQLNHLKVRYTWQH; encoded by the coding sequence ATGAGCGAAAATCAATACTACCCTGACTATGCAGTTCTGCCTGGTGAAGTGTTGGAATTTGAGCTAGATGGTTTAGAAATAAGCCAAAAAGAACTCAGCAATAAAACCGGCATTTCTACCAAGCACATTAGCAATATTATCAATGGCAAATCTCCGATTACACCTGAAACAGCAATTGCGCTCGAGCGAGTGTTGGGTAAGCCTGCGCGTTATTGGCTAAACTTGGAAACTCTATATCAAGAGGCACTAGCTCGTATTGCAGATAAAAAAGAGCTAGAACGACATGCAGAATGGGTAAAACAGTTCCCAAATTATATTCTGCAAAAATTAGGTTTTACCCAAAAACACACTGATATTTCAAGTAAAGTTGATACTTTGCTGCGTTTCTTTGGCGTGGCAAGTCCTGCTGATTACGAAACTGTTTGGGGACAAATTGGTGTTCAATACCGGCAAGATAAGCGCACTACAATCTGTCAGCACAGTAGCTCTGCTTGGTTAAGAGCGGGGGAGATTAAGGCGAGTGAAATAATATGTCAGCCTTACTCAGAGTCAGGTTTTAAGCAAGCGCTAGAAAAAATTAAAGCGCTCACTAAAGAAACAGAACCAAGTCATTTCATACCTGAACTCATCAATATTTGTGCAAGTGTTGGTGTAGCTGTTGTATTTGTACCTTGCTTTCCTAACACAGGGATTAGTGGAGCAACTCGTTGGCTGTCATCGGATAAAGCTATAATTCAGTTGAGTTTGCGCTATAAAACGAACGATCATTTATGGTTTACTTTCTTTCATGAAGCAGGACATATTTTATTGCACGGCAAAAAAACACTACATTTGGAATTTAATAGTAAGACAGTTCTTGCTGATGAAGAGACTGAAGCGAATGATTTTGCCCAAAAGTATTTAATTCCTCGACCTATATGGCGGAATCTAATTCAAAAAGTAGCTGTTACCGAGCAGCATATCCGAGCTGCTGCTGAAGAAATCGGCATTGCCGAGGGTATTATTGTCGGACAGTTACAGCACTATAAAAAATTACGCTATGATCAGCTTAATCATTTAAAAGTACGTTACACTTGGCAGCACTAA
- a CDS encoding prophage antirepressor (COG3723 Recombinational DNA repair protein (RecE pathway)) — translation MAQVTTRQNKLPSVKDFFEKPAVKQKIQELLNKNAATFSTSVLQIVNSDALLKDAEPMTILNAACMAATLNLPLQNGLGFAYIVPYKNNKTKKYEAQAEPFETWVFEEVLPQIRKTGKYEVQPQQLALPEPKPRGILLDEEAFYVVAKAIAKLNESTFEWEKMMDLFSELESHRNYKTAFNLGVASYNLAQSSEKIIMKNLVQMKNKAWKKEIEDFIFSNPHLQNHTENKLVHYLR, via the coding sequence ATGGCACAAGTCACAACACGGCAAAATAAATTACCGAGTGTAAAAGATTTTTTCGAAAAGCCTGCAGTTAAACAAAAAATCCAAGAATTACTTAATAAAAATGCTGCAACATTCTCAACTAGCGTTCTTCAGATTGTGAATAGCGATGCACTTCTTAAAGATGCCGAACCAATGACAATCCTCAATGCGGCTTGCATGGCTGCAACGCTCAACTTACCACTTCAAAATGGTCTAGGGTTTGCCTATATCGTCCCGTATAAAAACAATAAAACGAAGAAATACGAGGCGCAAGCCGAACCATTTGAAACGTGGGTATTTGAAGAGGTCCTACCCCAAATCAGAAAAACAGGGAAATATGAAGTTCAACCACAACAACTTGCTTTACCTGAACCAAAACCACGTGGAATTTTACTTGATGAAGAAGCATTTTATGTTGTCGCAAAAGCAATAGCTAAATTAAATGAATCTACATTCGAGTGGGAAAAAATGATGGATTTGTTTTCAGAACTTGAAAGCCACAGAAACTATAAAACAGCATTTAATCTCGGTGTTGCTAGTTACAATCTTGCACAAAGTTCAGAGAAAATCATTATGAAAAATCTAGTGCAAATGAAAAACAAGGCATGGAAAAAAGAGATTGAAGACTTTATTTTTTCTAACCCACATCTACAAAATCATACAGAAAATAAACTAGTTCACTACTTACGTTAA
- a CDS encoding hypothetical protein (COG3600 Uncharacterized phage-associated protein): protein MAYSAKAIANTVIEMARARGIFDVSPMKLQKLIFYAQSWSLKLNNVKLFSDPIERWDYGPVVRDVYHEFKGFGYHPITLLATDALGYIPVVRPDDLYSLDLIGRVLDVYGRFSAIELSNMTHAQGTAWKMGKTETIISDEDLKNGKV from the coding sequence ATGGCTTATTCTGCAAAAGCAATCGCAAATACTGTGATTGAAATGGCTCGTGCCAGAGGTATTTTTGATGTAAGTCCAATGAAATTACAAAAATTAATTTTTTACGCTCAATCTTGGAGCTTAAAATTAAATAATGTAAAGCTATTTAGTGATCCAATAGAAAGATGGGATTATGGTCCAGTTGTTCGCGACGTATATCACGAATTTAAAGGCTTTGGTTACCATCCAATTACATTACTTGCTACAGATGCTCTTGGATATATTCCTGTAGTAAGACCAGATGATCTATACTCTCTTGACTTAATAGGTAGAGTTCTAGACGTCTATGGTCGATTCTCAGCGATTGAGTTATCTAATATGACTCATGCTCAAGGAACTGCTTGGAAGATGGGGAAAACGGAAACTATAATTTCTGATGAAGATCTTAAAAATGGGAAAGTTTAA
- a CDS encoding putative DNA-binding protein (Roi) translates to MNTLITLNNENLTMSSREIAELVDVRHDNVRRTIETLADKGVITLPQIEEKPTKGRPSLEYIFSGEQGKRDSIIVVAQLCPEFTARLVDRWQELENQIRQPLDPMQMLNDPRTLRGLLDNYTEKVLVLEHKVEEMKPTVAAFDRIATKTEGSMCITDSAKHLGVKPKFLFDFLSSQKWIYKRPGNSNWIAYQDKLQQLLLEHKIHVAMRDDGTEKVCERVLITAKGLTKLAKIFELQQAA, encoded by the coding sequence ATGAACACATTAATTACATTAAACAATGAAAATTTAACTATGAGCAGTCGTGAAATTGCGGAGCTTGTAGATGTTCGCCACGATAATGTGAGAAGAACTATTGAAACCCTCGCGGACAAAGGAGTTATAACTTTACCTCAAATTGAGGAAAAGCCAACAAAAGGGCGTCCAAGCCTAGAATATATATTTTCTGGCGAACAAGGTAAGCGAGATTCAATTATTGTTGTTGCTCAACTTTGTCCTGAGTTTACCGCTCGACTTGTTGATCGTTGGCAAGAATTAGAAAATCAAATCCGACAACCACTTGATCCAATGCAAATGCTCAATGACCCACGAACCTTACGTGGATTGCTAGATAATTATACTGAAAAAGTTCTGGTATTAGAGCATAAAGTCGAAGAAATGAAACCGACTGTGGCAGCTTTCGATCGCATAGCTACTAAAACTGAAGGATCAATGTGTATTACTGATTCTGCTAAACACTTAGGTGTAAAACCAAAATTTCTGTTTGATTTCCTATCATCACAAAAGTGGATCTATAAACGACCTGGTAACTCTAATTGGATTGCTTACCAAGATAAACTACAACAGCTATTACTTGAACATAAAATCCATGTAGCAATGCGTGATGATGGCACAGAAAAAGTTTGTGAGCGTGTATTAATAACAGCAAAAGGGCTGACAAAACTCGCAAAAATATTTGAATTACAGCAAGCAGCATAA
- a CDS encoding phage integrase family protein (COG0582 Integrase): MYYYYTMADKKEKPLGKDKKLAVLEAAKLNVQQNQISNKILFIEVLSRYENEVVPTKKARNTRNSNIQAIRKLTQFFGDPPIPLEDIEPIHIREYLEWRKDVKPTANIEIGLFNHIWNTAREWGYTNLISPSTGVKKYKVQYRDIYVEDYILDKIYECASDDMKDIIDVAYLLGQRPIDVVKIHSSHIYDGLLHITQQKTGKKIRFEIIGKLSEIIRRRITEEKQWLFVNKWGRKLERRSLTDYFKETRKAAMEKYPELADEIAVVQMRDLRAKTATDISLKVDDELARKQLGHSSSKTTQIYIRKDKPMKPIK, from the coding sequence ATGTATTACTATTACACAATGGCTGATAAAAAAGAAAAACCTCTTGGGAAAGATAAAAAGCTAGCTGTATTAGAAGCGGCAAAACTAAACGTACAGCAGAATCAAATAAGTAATAAGATTTTATTTATTGAGGTTCTCTCACGCTATGAAAATGAAGTTGTACCGACCAAAAAGGCCAGAAATACCCGCAATTCAAATATCCAAGCAATACGTAAGTTAACCCAATTTTTTGGCGACCCCCCTATTCCACTTGAAGATATAGAGCCAATCCATATAAGAGAATATCTTGAATGGAGAAAGGATGTAAAACCGACAGCAAATATCGAAATCGGGTTGTTTAATCATATCTGGAATACAGCTAGAGAATGGGGGTATACAAATTTAATCAGTCCATCTACGGGAGTTAAAAAGTATAAAGTTCAATATAGAGATATTTATGTTGAAGATTACATTCTCGATAAAATATATGAGTGTGCTTCTGATGATATGAAGGATATTATTGATGTTGCATATTTACTAGGACAGCGCCCCATTGATGTTGTGAAGATCCATAGCTCTCATATTTACGATGGTCTATTGCATATTACACAACAAAAGACGGGAAAGAAAATCAGATTCGAGATTATCGGGAAGCTGAGTGAGATTATTAGACGAAGAATTACCGAAGAGAAACAATGGTTATTTGTAAATAAATGGGGACGAAAACTAGAAAGGAGATCACTTACAGATTATTTCAAAGAAACACGTAAAGCTGCAATGGAAAAATATCCTGAATTAGCTGATGAGATTGCCGTTGTTCAAATGAGAGATTTAAGAGCTAAAACAGCTACAGATATTTCATTAAAAGTTGATGATGAGTTAGCAAGAAAACAACTTGGCCACTCTTCTTCAAAAACAACACAAATATATATCAGAAAAGACAAGCCCATGAAACCCATAAAATAA
- a CDS encoding 50S ribosomal protein L25 (COG1825 Ribosomal protein L25 (general stress protein Ctc)): MFKFNAEVRQAQGKGASRRLRHNGQIPAIVYGGNEAPVSIILNHDDLNNAQVHDAFYTDVITLVIDGKEVAVKAQAMQRHPFKPKLVHIDFKRV, from the coding sequence ATGTTTAAATTTAATGCCGAAGTTCGTCAAGCGCAAGGTAAGGGTGCGAGCCGCCGCCTGCGCCACAATGGTCAAATCCCAGCTATCGTTTATGGTGGGAATGAAGCGCCTGTTTCAATCATTTTAAATCACGATGATTTAAACAACGCACAAGTTCATGATGCATTTTATACAGATGTCATTACTTTAGTGATCGATGGTAAAGAGGTTGCAGTTAAAGCTCAAGCAATGCAACGTCACCCATTTAAACCAAAATTAGTACATATTGATTTTAAAAGAGTATAA
- a CDS encoding hypothetical protein (COG0586 Uncharacterized membrane-associated protein) yields the protein MDLLISFFSDYGYFAVLFVLILCGFGLPIPEDITLVSGGVIAGLYPDDINVHIMLIVSMFGVLAGDSTMYWLGRIYGAKILRFKLMRKLITLKRLRAVRDKFEKYGNRVLFTARFLPGLRAVIYMVSGITRRVTYTRFLLIDFFAAIISVPIWIYLGFFGAKNLDKLHHQIHQGQTLIYIILGVLAIFLLWQWRKSKKAKNES from the coding sequence ATGGATCTTCTTATCTCCTTTTTTTCTGACTATGGTTACTTTGCTGTACTATTTGTCTTAATCCTCTGTGGTTTTGGATTACCTATCCCAGAAGATATTACTCTTGTTTCTGGGGGGGTGATCGCGGGGCTCTATCCAGATGATATCAATGTACATATTATGTTGATTGTTAGTATGTTTGGTGTACTGGCGGGCGACTCTACCATGTATTGGTTAGGTCGTATTTATGGCGCAAAAATCCTTCGTTTCAAATTAATGCGTAAATTAATTACACTTAAAAGATTGCGCGCAGTTCGTGATAAATTTGAGAAATACGGTAATCGAGTATTATTTACTGCCAGATTTTTACCAGGTCTCAGAGCCGTCATCTATATGGTATCCGGAATTACAAGACGCGTTACTTATACTCGCTTTCTTCTGATTGATTTTTTTGCAGCCATTATTTCTGTTCCAATTTGGATCTATTTGGGCTTTTTTGGAGCAAAAAATTTAGATAAATTACATCATCAAATCCATCAAGGACAAACTCTTATTTATATTATTCTTGGTGTACTCGCTATTTTCTTACTTTGGCAATGGCGAAAAAGTAAAAAAGCCAAAAATGAAAGCTAA
- the bioD gene encoding dithiobiotin synthetase (COG0132 Dethiobiotin synthetase) — translation MSSFFVTGTDTNVGKTVASRAIIQALQNKNIQIVGYKPIALSREDELYPDTECHDILNNDYASEDNMDVLTLIKSTQMDVTYQEINSYTFKQTIPTFCHDRNDVHIEKINVDLARLNKKYQSVLVEGTCGWLTPLNRHSYFADWVKEHNMPVVLVVGIKEGCINHALLTEEAIKQKGLPLLGWIANRINPCLGHYAEIIDFLKTKIDAPLLGQIPYLYKPEEQELGHYITNLDRLTYMETVL, via the coding sequence ATGAGTAGTTTTTTTGTAACAGGTACGGACACAAATGTGGGAAAAACTGTAGCAAGTCGAGCAATAATACAGGCATTACAAAATAAAAATATTCAAATCGTAGGTTATAAACCCATTGCACTTAGCCGAGAAGATGAACTTTATCCCGACACAGAATGTCACGATATATTGAATAATGATTATGCGTCAGAGGATAATATGGATGTGTTGACGTTAATCAAATCGACACAAATGGATGTCACATATCAAGAAATCAACAGCTATACTTTTAAACAAACAATACCTACTTTTTGTCATGATAGAAATGACGTTCATATAGAAAAAATTAATGTGGACTTAGCCCGTTTGAATAAAAAATATCAATCGGTATTAGTTGAGGGTACATGTGGTTGGTTAACACCACTGAATCGTCATTCTTATTTTGCGGACTGGGTAAAAGAACATAATATGCCTGTTGTACTTGTCGTTGGCATTAAAGAAGGATGTATTAACCATGCTTTATTAACTGAAGAGGCGATTAAACAGAAAGGTTTACCGTTATTAGGATGGATTGCAAATAGGATTAACCCTTGTTTAGGGCATTATGCTGAAATTATTGATTTTTTGAAAACAAAGATTGATGCACCATTGCTTGGGCAAATTCCTTATTTATATAAACCTGAAGAACAAGAATTAGGGCATTATATTACTAACTTAGACAGACTGACTTATATGGAAACTGTGCTGTGA
- a CDS encoding hypothetical protein (COG1940 Transcriptional regulator/sugar kinase): MPKIRKEDKLPLRLKQLGRIYRLIEQFEEISRIDLSKLSRLAPATITSLTRELIQEKLIVERAVQNTESRGRPAIGLCVSPFYWQSLCATLVENQFEIILSELDGGTIKHSIYPLTPEELKNLDVVLVKYVQQFLNETQNKLNHLITFSVAVGGEFDEASRLIKLGETPLNLDLKALFTPYFNVPVLITEYFKTWLLAESTLGSVINCDNVLFLQLDDVINFNVLTKGELLSQKNQARSQIHKMIVPRLNGLQEKISCHLNEMEQYQLKNQVTHKAIYPLIDHYFPHNALPNNAEKIAFLCEAANQGDKKAERILFHVADSLAYILMNLVDIFSPQKIMLSASFLLAKDLFLNRVNQQLRENLGKTNSKVEVITGKYDWNTPVVAASAIKQSIYDGSLLGYFIKD; this comes from the coding sequence ATGCCAAAGATTAGAAAAGAAGATAAATTACCGTTACGTTTAAAACAGCTTGGACGTATTTACCGTTTAATTGAACAATTTGAAGAAATTTCTCGCATTGATCTCTCAAAATTGTCGCGTTTAGCACCAGCGACTATTACCTCTTTAACTCGAGAGCTCATTCAAGAAAAATTAATTGTTGAAAGGGCAGTGCAAAATACAGAAAGTCGCGGGCGTCCTGCAATTGGTTTGTGCGTGTCACCATTTTATTGGCAATCGTTATGTGCGACCTTAGTTGAAAACCAGTTCGAAATTATTTTAAGTGAACTAGATGGTGGTACTATTAAACACAGTATTTACCCACTGACACCAGAAGAATTGAAGAATCTTGATGTGGTTTTGGTGAAGTATGTTCAACAGTTTTTAAATGAAACTCAAAACAAGCTAAATCATTTAATTACCTTTTCTGTTGCTGTAGGAGGGGAATTTGATGAGGCGAGTCGTTTAATCAAACTGGGGGAAACACCTTTAAATCTTGATTTAAAGGCACTATTTACTCCTTACTTCAACGTACCAGTATTGATAACCGAATACTTTAAAACCTGGCTACTTGCTGAATCAACCCTAGGCAGCGTGATTAATTGTGATAATGTTTTATTTTTGCAATTAGATGATGTGATTAATTTTAATGTTCTAACGAAAGGTGAATTACTATCACAAAAAAATCAGGCGAGAAGCCAGATTCATAAAATGATTGTACCAAGGTTGAATGGATTACAAGAGAAGATTAGTTGTCATTTAAATGAAATGGAACAGTATCAATTAAAAAATCAAGTTACACATAAAGCGATCTATCCTTTAATTGATCACTATTTCCCACATAATGCCTTACCAAATAATGCGGAGAAAATTGCTTTTTTGTGTGAGGCTGCAAATCAGGGGGATAAAAAGGCAGAACGTATTTTATTTCATGTTGCTGATAGTTTGGCTTATATTTTAATGAATCTAGTGGATATTTTTTCTCCACAGAAAATTATGTTAAGCGCCAGTTTCTTATTAGCAAAAGACTTGTTTTTAAATCGGGTTAATCAGCAATTACGAGAAAACTTGGGTAAGACCAATTCTAAAGTAGAAGTGATTACGGGAAAATATGATTGGAATACACCTGTTGTAGCTGCGTCTGCGATTAAACAGAGTATTTATGATGGGAGTTTACTCGGATATTTTATTAAAGATTAA